A part of Microbacterium atlanticum genomic DNA contains:
- a CDS encoding MBL fold metallo-hydrolase, giving the protein MRVTKFEHATLTLVDAGKSLVIDPGSFTAPLGELEGVAAIVITHEHPDHWTPDHLDRILGTFPGTPIYAPEGVAKAAAGYDITIVHPGEVVELDPFRLEFFGGRHAVIHESIPVVDNVGVLVNDHFYYPGDSYAVPQGRNVKLLAAPVGAPWLKIGEAMDFVLAVAPRRVFGTHDMTLSVAGRDMGRSRLRWAVERDGGELIVLDPGQGTDI; this is encoded by the coding sequence ATGCGAGTCACCAAGTTCGAGCACGCGACCCTCACCCTCGTCGACGCCGGGAAGAGCCTGGTGATCGACCCCGGGTCGTTCACGGCACCGCTGGGCGAGCTCGAGGGGGTCGCGGCGATCGTGATCACGCACGAGCATCCTGACCACTGGACCCCCGATCACCTGGACCGCATCCTGGGCACTTTCCCGGGCACCCCGATCTACGCCCCCGAGGGCGTGGCCAAGGCCGCAGCCGGGTACGACATCACCATCGTGCACCCCGGCGAGGTCGTCGAGCTCGATCCGTTCCGCCTCGAGTTCTTCGGGGGGCGGCACGCGGTCATCCATGAGTCCATTCCCGTCGTCGACAACGTCGGCGTGCTGGTGAACGACCATTTCTACTACCCCGGCGATTCCTATGCGGTACCCCAGGGCCGCAACGTGAAGCTCCTCGCCGCCCCGGTGGGGGCCCCGTGGCTCAAGATCGGCGAAGCCATGGACTTCGTGCTCGCCGTCGCCCCGCGACGGGTCTTCGGCACGCACGACATGACCCTCTCCGTCGCGGGCCGGGACATGGGCAGATCGCGCCTGCGGTGGGCCGTCGAGCGGGACGGCGGCGAGCTGATCGTGCTCGACCCGGGGCAGGGCACCGACATCTGA
- a CDS encoding DUF4349 domain-containing protein: protein MSTDQPAAGTPAALPSLSDQRIDEIEDALFADIARERSQRSARGRRRGRLWVAGGAAAAVIVVAAVIAPSVGQLVGVAGGASDQSAVAPAMPGGSEDGTAFDASSEESRGTSGLAVAPDGGADSAAGATQADRDIITTATATVTVDDVDAAARSIGNSAVAHGGYVESMSVGRDGSVYPVEPMDGGIVGDSSYPYPQPVPTDGAWITVRIPADELAAVVSELDDVGEVTASGINRQDVTEQTVDLEARIDAAQASVDRLIDLMAQAESVADLLAAETALSERQAQLESYQQQLEMLDDQVEMSTLSVTVLPDVEVVTADPAGFGDGLAAGWNGLVATLNGIVVAIGFLIPWLLVAAAAGLLVWGVVRLVRGRRQARARQPDAAPEEVADERSA from the coding sequence ATGAGCACCGACCAGCCGGCAGCCGGAACCCCGGCCGCCCTCCCCTCACTGAGTGACCAGCGCATCGACGAGATCGAGGACGCGCTCTTCGCCGACATCGCCCGCGAGCGATCGCAGCGGTCGGCGCGCGGGCGCCGCCGCGGCCGTCTCTGGGTCGCGGGCGGCGCTGCGGCCGCGGTCATCGTCGTCGCGGCGGTGATCGCCCCTTCTGTCGGGCAGCTCGTCGGCGTCGCCGGCGGCGCGTCGGACCAGTCCGCCGTCGCCCCGGCGATGCCCGGTGGCTCGGAGGACGGCACGGCGTTCGACGCGTCCTCCGAGGAGTCCCGCGGGACGTCGGGACTCGCCGTGGCACCGGACGGCGGCGCTGACAGCGCCGCCGGTGCGACGCAGGCCGACCGTGACATCATCACCACCGCTACCGCCACCGTGACAGTCGACGACGTGGATGCCGCGGCGCGGTCGATCGGCAACTCCGCGGTCGCGCACGGCGGGTACGTGGAGTCGATGAGCGTCGGCCGGGACGGCAGCGTGTACCCCGTCGAGCCGATGGACGGCGGTATCGTGGGCGACAGCTCGTACCCGTACCCGCAACCGGTTCCGACCGATGGGGCCTGGATCACCGTGCGCATCCCCGCGGACGAGCTCGCCGCGGTCGTGAGCGAGCTGGACGACGTCGGCGAGGTGACCGCCTCCGGCATCAACCGGCAGGACGTGACGGAGCAGACGGTCGACCTCGAGGCGCGCATCGACGCGGCCCAGGCCTCCGTCGACAGGCTCATCGACCTGATGGCCCAGGCGGAGAGCGTCGCCGACCTCCTGGCCGCAGAGACCGCCCTCTCCGAGCGGCAGGCGCAGCTGGAGTCCTACCAGCAGCAGCTCGAGATGCTGGACGATCAGGTGGAGATGTCCACCCTGTCGGTGACCGTCCTGCCCGATGTCGAGGTCGTCACGGCCGATCCCGCCGGTTTCGGCGACGGTCTCGCGGCCGGGTGGAACGGGCTGGTCGCGACTCTGAACGGCATCGTCGTGGCGATCGGCTTCCTGATCCCGTGGCTGCTCGTCGCCGCGGCGGCCGGGCTGCTGGTGTGGGGCGTCGTGCGCCTCGTGCGCGGGCGCCGCCAGGCGAGAGCCCGGCAGCCGGACGCCGCCCCCGAGGAGGTCGCGGACGAGCGGAGCGCGTGA
- a CDS encoding RNA polymerase sigma factor, whose translation MEGETPAGDAELVALAAGGSERAFRALYRAYVRPVYWLAHGLVGNPADAEEVTQETFLVAWRKLPGFDLAGESLLPWLATICRFQCANRVRRQRRDREHTAAPADESVPSTVDVEQQVIDERLAEAILREVAGLSDLDRAIFRLCATEGYAYQAAADELGVAHGVVRNRLSRIRTRLRTVVKEST comes from the coding sequence ATGGAAGGCGAGACTCCGGCCGGCGACGCCGAACTCGTGGCGCTGGCCGCGGGCGGCAGCGAGCGTGCGTTCCGTGCCCTGTACCGCGCCTACGTCCGGCCGGTCTACTGGCTGGCGCACGGCCTCGTCGGCAACCCCGCCGACGCCGAGGAGGTGACGCAGGAGACGTTCCTCGTGGCATGGCGGAAGCTTCCGGGCTTCGATCTCGCCGGAGAGTCGCTGCTGCCGTGGCTCGCCACGATCTGCCGATTCCAGTGCGCCAACCGCGTCCGGAGGCAGCGGCGCGACCGCGAGCACACGGCGGCACCCGCCGACGAGAGCGTTCCTTCGACCGTGGACGTGGAGCAGCAGGTGATCGACGAGCGCCTCGCGGAGGCGATCCTCCGCGAGGTCGCCGGGCTCAGCGACCTCGACCGTGCGATCTTCCGGCTGTGCGCGACCGAGGGCTACGCGTACCAGGCCGCCGCCGACGAGCTCGGCGTGGCGCACGGAGTGGTCCGCAATCGTCTCTCCCGCATCCGCACCAGACTGCGGACCGTCGTCAAGGAGAGCACATGA
- a CDS encoding TerC family protein encodes MDLVLPLWFEIGSLVVLSLILLADLLLILKRPHIPSTRESTLWVVFYVTLALIFAGIMWIVAGPEYAGQFVAGWLTEYSLSIDNLFVFVLIMSQFAVPRRYQQEVLMVGIIIALVLRGVFILVGAAVIEQFSWVFYIFGAFLVWTAWRQAFPGGDHDDDVKQEAFVVRVLRRTIDISDHYDGAKIRTVVNGKKMWTPMVIVFAAIGVTDLLFAIDSIPAIFGITQSAFIVFTANIFALMGLRQLYFLLGDLLDRLRYLHYGIAFILAFIGLKLVFHAMHVNELPFINNGEHIEWAPEISTWMSLAVIVVSMAVATVASLVASARDKKAATADAAAAVVADEKGTPPTVEQPHHDDRR; translated from the coding sequence ATGGACCTGGTTCTCCCGCTGTGGTTCGAGATCGGATCCCTCGTGGTCCTCTCGCTCATCCTCCTGGCCGATCTGCTGCTCATCCTGAAGCGACCGCACATCCCGTCGACGCGCGAGTCGACACTCTGGGTCGTGTTCTACGTGACGCTGGCGCTGATCTTCGCGGGCATCATGTGGATCGTCGCCGGACCCGAGTACGCCGGGCAGTTCGTCGCCGGCTGGCTCACGGAGTACAGCCTGTCGATCGACAACCTCTTCGTGTTCGTGCTGATCATGAGCCAGTTCGCGGTGCCGCGTCGTTACCAGCAGGAAGTCCTGATGGTCGGCATCATCATCGCCCTCGTGCTGCGCGGTGTCTTCATCCTCGTCGGTGCCGCGGTGATCGAGCAGTTCAGCTGGGTCTTCTACATCTTCGGCGCGTTCCTGGTGTGGACCGCGTGGCGCCAGGCCTTCCCGGGCGGTGATCACGACGACGACGTGAAGCAGGAGGCCTTCGTCGTCCGCGTGCTGCGCCGCACCATCGACATCAGCGACCACTACGACGGCGCGAAGATCCGCACGGTCGTGAACGGCAAGAAGATGTGGACGCCGATGGTCATCGTCTTCGCCGCGATCGGCGTGACCGACCTGCTGTTCGCCATCGACTCCATCCCGGCGATCTTCGGCATCACGCAGAGCGCGTTCATCGTGTTCACGGCCAACATCTTCGCGCTCATGGGCCTCAGGCAGCTGTACTTCCTCCTCGGCGACCTGCTCGATCGCCTCCGTTACCTGCACTACGGAATCGCGTTCATCCTCGCCTTCATCGGCCTGAAGCTCGTGTTCCACGCCATGCACGTCAACGAGCTGCCGTTCATCAACAACGGCGAGCACATCGAGTGGGCGCCGGAGATCTCGACCTGGATGTCGCTCGCGGTCATCGTGGTGTCGATGGCGGTGGCGACGGTTGCGAGCCTCGTCGCCTCCGCGCGCGACAAGAAGGCCGCGACGGCGGACGCCGCCGCCGCCGTCGTCGCGGACGAGAAGGGCACACCCCCCACTGTCGAGCAGCCGCACCACGACGACCGCCGCTGA
- the leuC gene encoding 3-isopropylmalate dehydratase large subunit, with protein sequence MSTIAASGSAGIPERPRTLAEKVWDDHVVVQGEDGQPDLIYIDLHLVHEVTSPQAFDGLRAEGRPVRRLDLTIATEDHNTPTLDIDKPIADLTSRTQIETLRRNAAEFGVRLHSLGDREQGIVHVVGPQLGLTMPGITVVCGDSHTSTHGAFGAMAFGIGTSEVEHVLATQTLPLKPFKTMAITVEGELKPGVTAKDIILAVIARIGTNGGQGYVLEYRGSAIRSLSMEGRMTICNMSIEAGARAGMVAPDETTFAYLAGRPHAPRGKDWEDAVAYWRTLPSDEGAVYDAEVFLDANQLEPFVTWGTNPGQGVSLSGSVPAPEDFADPNERAAAERALEYMDLQPGTPLKEIAVDAVFMGSCTNSRIEDLRAFASIVAGRKKAESVRVMVVPGSARVRLEAEAEGLDKVFEEFGAEWRFAGCSMCLGMNPDQLAPGERCASTSNRNFEGRQGKGGRTHLVSPLVAAATAVLGRLASPSDLPAPIPAGARGTEA encoded by the coding sequence ATGAGCACCATCGCCGCGTCCGGCAGCGCCGGCATCCCCGAGCGTCCGCGCACGCTGGCCGAGAAGGTCTGGGACGACCACGTCGTCGTGCAGGGCGAGGACGGCCAGCCCGACTTGATCTACATCGACTTGCACCTCGTGCACGAGGTGACCAGTCCGCAGGCGTTCGACGGCCTGCGGGCGGAGGGGCGCCCGGTGCGGCGCCTCGACCTCACGATCGCGACCGAGGATCACAACACCCCGACCCTCGACATCGACAAGCCCATCGCCGACCTCACCAGCCGCACCCAGATCGAGACGCTCCGCCGCAACGCCGCCGAGTTCGGCGTCAGGCTGCACTCGCTCGGTGACAGGGAGCAGGGCATCGTGCACGTCGTGGGCCCTCAGCTGGGGCTCACCATGCCGGGCATCACCGTGGTGTGCGGCGACTCCCACACCTCCACCCACGGCGCGTTCGGTGCCATGGCGTTCGGCATCGGCACCAGCGAGGTCGAGCACGTCCTGGCGACCCAGACGCTGCCGCTGAAGCCCTTCAAGACCATGGCGATCACGGTCGAGGGCGAGCTGAAGCCCGGCGTCACGGCCAAGGACATCATCCTCGCCGTCATCGCCAGGATCGGCACCAACGGCGGCCAGGGCTACGTGCTGGAGTACCGGGGCAGCGCCATCCGGTCCCTTTCGATGGAGGGCCGCATGACGATCTGCAACATGTCGATCGAGGCGGGAGCCCGCGCGGGCATGGTCGCCCCCGACGAGACCACCTTCGCGTACCTCGCGGGGCGCCCGCATGCGCCCCGCGGCAAGGACTGGGAGGACGCCGTCGCCTACTGGCGCACACTGCCGTCGGACGAGGGTGCCGTGTACGACGCCGAGGTCTTCCTCGACGCGAACCAGCTCGAGCCCTTCGTGACCTGGGGCACCAACCCCGGCCAGGGCGTGTCGCTGAGCGGGTCGGTGCCGGCGCCGGAGGACTTCGCCGACCCGAACGAGCGCGCCGCGGCCGAACGAGCGCTGGAGTACATGGATCTGCAGCCGGGCACGCCGCTCAAGGAGATCGCCGTCGACGCCGTCTTCATGGGCTCGTGCACGAACAGCCGGATCGAGGATCTGCGAGCGTTCGCATCGATCGTCGCCGGCCGCAAGAAGGCAGAGAGCGTGCGCGTCATGGTTGTCCCGGGGTCGGCACGCGTGCGGCTGGAGGCCGAGGCTGAGGGCCTGGACAAGGTCTTCGAGGAGTTCGGCGCGGAGTGGCGCTTCGCGGGGTGCTCGATGTGCCTGGGCATGAATCCCGATCAGCTCGCGCCGGGGGAGCGGTGCGCCTCCACCAGCAACCGCAACTTCGAGGGCCGCCAGGGCAAGGGCGGACGCACTCATCTGGTCTCGCCGCTGGTCGCCGCCGCGACCGCCGTGCTGGGCCGACTGGCCAGTCCGAGCGATCTTCCCGCGCCCATCCCGGCCGGCGCGCGTGGAACGGAGGCCTGA
- the leuD gene encoding 3-isopropylmalate dehydratase small subunit, translating into MEKFTTHTGIAAPLRRSAVDTDQIIPAVYLKRVTKTGFEDALFSSWRQDPDFVLNQPAYAGASILVAGPDFGTGSSREHAVWALRDYGFKVVLSPRFADIFRGNAGKQGLVAGVISEPDLEAVWAAIEAAPGARMTVDLEARTATVGTLELPFEIDDYTRWRLLEGLDDIGLTLRNEEAIAQFEARREAWRPRTLPVP; encoded by the coding sequence ATGGAGAAGTTCACGACGCACACCGGCATCGCCGCTCCCCTGCGCCGCTCGGCGGTCGACACCGACCAGATCATTCCCGCGGTCTACCTGAAGCGGGTCACGAAGACCGGCTTCGAGGACGCGCTGTTCTCCAGCTGGCGTCAGGACCCCGACTTCGTGCTCAACCAGCCGGCGTACGCCGGTGCCAGCATCCTGGTGGCAGGCCCGGACTTCGGCACCGGCTCCAGTCGCGAGCACGCGGTGTGGGCGCTGCGGGACTACGGCTTCAAGGTCGTGCTCAGCCCCCGGTTCGCCGACATCTTCCGCGGCAACGCCGGCAAGCAGGGACTGGTCGCCGGCGTGATCTCCGAGCCCGACCTGGAGGCGGTATGGGCCGCGATCGAGGCGGCCCCGGGGGCGAGGATGACGGTCGACCTCGAGGCGCGCACCGCCACGGTGGGCACCCTGGAGCTCCCTTTCGAGATCGATGATTACACTAGGTGGCGGCTTCTCGAAGGGCTCGACGACATCGGGCTCACGCTGCGCAACGAAGAGGCGATCGCACAGTTCGAGGCTCGCCGAGAGGCGTGGCGGCCGCGGACGCTTCCGGTTCCGTAA
- the murA gene encoding UDP-N-acetylglucosamine 1-carboxyvinyltransferase: protein MKPLLNVAAGEGAAAKTGEQEVTGEVLAIRGGRPLTGRVEVKGAKNLVTKAMVAALLGETTSVLRDVPDISDVQVVRSLLEVHGVTVTEGDEEGSLVFDPSGAVSAHFEEIDAHAGASRIPILFCGPLLHLLGEALIPDLGGCRIGDRPINFHMDALRAFGAIVDKSYEGIRITAPDGLHGANIELPYPSVGATEQVLLTAVRAKGVTELRNAAIEPEIMDLIAVLQKMGAIISYEPNRVIFIEGVDSLRGYDHRAIFDRNEAASWACAALATDGDIFVGGARQQEMLTFLNVFRKAGGWFDVREDGIQFRRGGPLKAVMVETDVHPGFMTDWQQPLIVALTQAAGTSTVHETVYENRLGFTDALNQMGADIVVHPHGLDTANRRVPRRALEQAAVINGPTPLHGADVVVPDLRGGYSYVIAALAAEGESIVRNVGIIRRGYEKFFAKLDMLGADFDVIG from the coding sequence ATGAAGCCACTTCTGAATGTCGCCGCAGGCGAAGGCGCAGCTGCGAAGACGGGGGAACAGGAAGTGACGGGCGAAGTCCTCGCGATCCGGGGCGGGCGGCCGCTCACGGGCCGCGTTGAGGTGAAGGGCGCCAAGAACCTCGTCACCAAGGCGATGGTGGCGGCTCTGCTCGGCGAGACGACGAGCGTCCTGCGCGACGTCCCGGACATCAGCGACGTCCAGGTCGTCCGGTCGCTCCTGGAGGTTCACGGCGTGACCGTGACGGAGGGCGATGAAGAGGGCTCACTGGTCTTCGATCCCAGTGGGGCGGTGTCGGCGCATTTCGAGGAGATCGACGCGCACGCCGGCGCGTCCCGCATCCCCATCCTCTTCTGCGGTCCGCTGCTGCACCTGCTCGGCGAGGCGCTGATCCCCGACCTCGGCGGCTGCCGCATCGGCGATCGGCCCATCAACTTCCACATGGACGCGCTGCGCGCGTTCGGCGCGATCGTCGACAAGAGCTACGAGGGCATCCGCATCACGGCTCCCGACGGCCTCCACGGCGCGAACATCGAGCTGCCGTACCCCAGCGTCGGCGCCACCGAGCAGGTGCTGCTCACCGCCGTCCGCGCGAAAGGGGTGACGGAGCTGCGCAACGCGGCCATCGAGCCGGAGATCATGGACCTCATCGCGGTGCTGCAGAAGATGGGCGCGATCATCTCGTACGAGCCCAACCGCGTCATCTTCATCGAGGGCGTGGACTCGCTGCGCGGCTACGATCACCGGGCGATCTTCGACCGCAACGAGGCTGCCTCCTGGGCCTGCGCGGCCCTCGCCACCGACGGCGACATCTTCGTCGGGGGCGCACGTCAGCAGGAGATGCTGACGTTCCTCAACGTCTTCCGCAAGGCCGGCGGCTGGTTCGACGTCCGCGAGGACGGGATCCAGTTCCGACGGGGCGGGCCGCTGAAGGCCGTCATGGTCGAGACGGACGTGCACCCCGGCTTCATGACCGACTGGCAGCAGCCGCTCATCGTCGCGCTGACGCAGGCCGCGGGCACCTCCACGGTCCACGAGACCGTGTACGAGAACCGCCTCGGCTTCACCGACGCGCTCAACCAGATGGGCGCGGACATCGTCGTGCACCCGCACGGCCTCGACACGGCGAACCGGCGCGTCCCGCGGCGTGCGCTCGAGCAGGCCGCCGTCATCAACGGGCCGACTCCGCTGCACGGCGCGGATGTGGTGGTCCCTGACCTCCGGGGCGGATACAGCTACGTCATCGCCGCCCTCGCCGCCGAGGGGGAGTCCATCGTCCGCAACGTCGGCATCATCCGCCGCGGCTACGAGAAGTTCTTCGCCAAGCTCGACATGCTCGGCGCGGACTTCGACGTCATCGGATAG
- a CDS encoding lysophospholipid acyltransferase family protein translates to MAPTRPRASAEKSRPSIFWPLAAIVVPLVGLIFKVELEGAEKLPREGAYVLAPNHVSEIDPLVVAVAVWRAGRAPRFMAKESLFRTPVLGGILRVTGMIPVARASSASAARATLEASQTLARSRRGVIVYPEGTLTRDPDLWPMRGKTGAVRLALAGGIPVVPMAQWGAQQVLPRYGKLKLWPPRRRVRVIIGDPVDLSAFAGAASSQTALVQATDVVMDAISQLLSGLRREPAPAERWNPADHGQKETGRLEP, encoded by the coding sequence GTGGCGCCCACCCGCCCGCGCGCGTCCGCGGAGAAGTCCCGCCCGAGCATCTTCTGGCCTCTCGCCGCGATCGTCGTGCCGCTGGTGGGGCTCATCTTCAAGGTCGAGCTGGAGGGCGCCGAGAAGCTGCCCCGAGAGGGCGCGTACGTGCTCGCCCCCAATCACGTGAGCGAGATCGATCCGCTGGTCGTCGCCGTCGCGGTGTGGCGCGCCGGACGCGCGCCGCGCTTCATGGCGAAGGAGAGCCTCTTCCGGACGCCGGTGCTGGGCGGGATCCTCCGCGTGACCGGAATGATCCCGGTCGCACGCGCGTCATCCGCGTCCGCGGCCCGCGCGACGCTCGAAGCCTCGCAGACGCTGGCGCGCAGCCGCCGGGGCGTCATCGTCTATCCCGAGGGCACCCTCACCCGCGACCCGGATCTCTGGCCGATGCGCGGCAAGACCGGGGCGGTGCGTCTGGCTCTCGCGGGTGGCATCCCGGTGGTCCCCATGGCGCAGTGGGGCGCCCAGCAGGTGCTGCCCCGCTACGGCAAGCTCAAGCTCTGGCCACCCCGCCGCCGGGTGCGGGTGATCATCGGAGACCCGGTCGACCTGTCGGCGTTCGCGGGCGCGGCCTCATCGCAGACCGCCCTGGTGCAGGCGACAGACGTCGTGATGGACGCGATCTCGCAGCTCCTCTCCGGGCTGCGGAGAGAGCCGGCGCCGGCTGAGCGGTGGAACCCGGCCGACCACGGTCAGAAGGAGACGGGGCGCCTTGAGCCGTAG
- a CDS encoding NAD(P)H-dependent glycerol-3-phosphate dehydrogenase, translating to MSRRHDAARPRVVVVGAGSWGTTFGKILADGGAHVTMWARRPELASEIHEAKRNSEYLPGINLPRTMHATHHLSEALDGADQVYLSIPSQAVRQNLKAVRPLISQSEAPIVSLMKGVERRTGLRMSQVIEQELHCDPARIAVASGPNLALEIAREQPTAAVVSSTSQETAEAVARLARNRYFRTFVNTDVIGTEFGGVLKNLIAVAIGIVDGVGYGENTKASIITRGLVEMTDFAVAFGAQEETLQGLAGLGDLIATCQSPLSRNNTAGRLLGQGYRFDDVVKQMNQTAEGLASVAPILQLAREVGVQMPIVEQVKMVLDGTMNPRDIAPHLTTDDDTPQGERTTNGQAGGGGALWRSIQRALDQFRNGGRGAAGDRP from the coding sequence TTGAGCCGTAGGCACGACGCCGCCCGCCCGCGCGTCGTCGTCGTCGGCGCGGGAAGCTGGGGCACCACATTCGGCAAGATCCTCGCCGATGGCGGCGCCCACGTCACCATGTGGGCCCGACGCCCGGAGCTGGCGAGCGAGATCCACGAGGCCAAGCGCAACAGCGAGTACCTCCCGGGCATCAACCTGCCCCGCACGATGCATGCCACGCACCACCTGTCCGAGGCGCTGGACGGCGCCGACCAGGTGTACCTCTCGATCCCCAGTCAGGCGGTGCGCCAGAACCTCAAGGCCGTGCGACCGCTGATCTCGCAGTCCGAGGCGCCCATCGTGTCGCTCATGAAAGGCGTCGAGCGCCGCACCGGCCTGCGGATGAGCCAGGTGATCGAGCAGGAGCTGCACTGCGATCCCGCCCGCATCGCGGTCGCATCGGGGCCCAACCTCGCCCTCGAGATCGCCCGCGAGCAGCCCACCGCCGCCGTCGTCTCCTCGACCAGCCAGGAGACGGCGGAGGCCGTCGCGCGCCTGGCCCGCAACCGGTACTTCCGCACGTTCGTGAACACCGACGTGATCGGCACCGAGTTCGGCGGCGTGCTGAAGAACCTGATCGCGGTCGCGATCGGCATCGTCGACGGCGTGGGGTACGGCGAGAACACCAAGGCGTCGATCATCACGCGGGGGCTGGTCGAGATGACCGACTTCGCCGTTGCCTTCGGTGCTCAGGAGGAGACGCTGCAAGGACTGGCCGGCCTCGGCGACCTCATCGCGACGTGCCAGTCGCCCCTCAGCCGCAACAACACCGCCGGCCGGCTGCTCGGCCAGGGCTATCGCTTCGACGACGTCGTCAAGCAGATGAACCAGACCGCGGAAGGGCTGGCGTCTGTCGCCCCCATCCTGCAGCTGGCGCGCGAGGTGGGCGTGCAGATGCCCATCGTCGAGCAGGTCAAGATGGTGCTCGACGGCACCATGAACCCGCGGGACATCGCGCCGCACCTGACGACCGACGACGACACCCCACAGGGCGAGAGGACGACGAATGGACAAGCCGGCGGTGGCGGTGCTCTTTGGCGGTCGATCCAGCGAGCACTCGATCAGTTCCGCAACGGCGGGCGGGGTGCTGCGGGCGATCGACCGTGA
- a CDS encoding D-alanine--D-alanine ligase family protein, translated as MDKPAVAVLFGGRSSEHSISSATAGGVLRAIDRDRYRVIPVGITREGAFVLEDDEPAKFALDAERLPEVADNGTRVLWPEGAGDRMLRVRRGDGSVDELGEVDVVLPILHGLHGEDGTVQGYFDTLGIPYAGGGVLDSALCMDKHFMKIVLAAAGVPVSPSVTVTRVRWERDPDAVRADAAALGQPTFVKPARAGSSVGVSKVHDASELDDALALAFAEDDKVLIEAAIVGREVEVAILEGRGGGAPRASLPGEIVLTTREFYDFEGKYLGGDGAEVVCPADLTDDEIARIQQLGVRAFEAVDGKGLARVDFFLSADGLYVNELNTMPGFTPISMFPKCWIASGMSYPQLITELIDTALERAGV; from the coding sequence ATGGACAAGCCGGCGGTGGCGGTGCTCTTTGGCGGTCGATCCAGCGAGCACTCGATCAGTTCCGCAACGGCGGGCGGGGTGCTGCGGGCGATCGACCGTGACCGCTACCGGGTGATCCCCGTGGGGATCACCCGTGAGGGGGCGTTCGTCCTCGAGGACGACGAGCCCGCCAAGTTCGCCCTCGACGCCGAGCGCCTACCCGAGGTGGCCGACAACGGCACCCGCGTGCTCTGGCCCGAGGGGGCCGGCGACCGCATGCTGCGCGTGCGCCGTGGCGACGGATCGGTCGACGAGCTGGGCGAGGTGGATGTCGTCCTCCCGATCCTCCACGGCCTCCATGGCGAGGACGGCACGGTGCAGGGCTACTTCGACACGCTCGGCATCCCGTACGCGGGTGGCGGGGTGCTCGATTCGGCGCTGTGCATGGACAAGCACTTCATGAAGATCGTGCTCGCCGCGGCCGGCGTGCCGGTGTCGCCGTCGGTGACGGTCACCCGCGTCCGGTGGGAGCGCGATCCCGACGCGGTGAGGGCGGATGCCGCGGCTCTCGGCCAGCCCACCTTCGTCAAGCCGGCACGCGCCGGATCGAGCGTCGGCGTGTCGAAGGTGCACGACGCGTCCGAGCTCGACGACGCGCTGGCGCTCGCCTTCGCCGAGGACGACAAGGTGCTCATCGAGGCGGCGATCGTCGGTCGTGAGGTCGAGGTCGCCATCCTCGAGGGGCGGGGCGGCGGCGCGCCGCGCGCCTCGCTGCCCGGAGAGATCGTGCTGACCACGCGCGAGTTCTACGACTTCGAAGGGAAGTACCTCGGCGGCGACGGAGCGGAGGTCGTGTGTCCGGCCGACCTCACGGACGACGAGATCGCGCGCATCCAGCAGCTCGGCGTGCGCGCGTTCGAGGCGGTCGACGGCAAGGGTCTGGCGCGGGTGGACTTCTTCCTGTCCGCTGACGGGCTGTACGTCAACGAGCTGAACACGATGCCCGGATTCACGCCGATCTCGATGTTCCCCAAGTGCTGGATCGCCTCGGGCATGTCGTACCCGCAGCTCATCACCGAGCTGATCGACACCGCTCTCGAGCGCGCCGGCGTGTAG
- a CDS encoding DUF3515 family protein: MRLVPSVLAAAFTAAAVIGLTGCSTTVDLEPAEQANDAACAEVSVRLPGTVDGQPRRWTDAQATGAWGEPSAVLLRCGVEEPGPTEARCITLGGVDWIVDESQAPRYLVTTYGRTPAVEVFIDNESVSPNEVLTQLAETAVLGGTTVQSECTLTEELLPGADSAED, translated from the coding sequence GTGCGTCTGGTTCCCTCCGTCTTGGCCGCCGCGTTCACCGCCGCAGCGGTGATCGGCCTGACCGGCTGCTCGACGACCGTCGACCTCGAGCCGGCGGAGCAGGCGAACGACGCCGCGTGCGCAGAGGTGAGTGTGCGACTGCCGGGCACGGTCGACGGCCAGCCCCGGCGGTGGACCGACGCCCAGGCGACCGGAGCCTGGGGCGAGCCGTCGGCCGTCCTGCTGCGCTGCGGGGTCGAGGAGCCCGGGCCCACCGAGGCGAGGTGCATCACCCTCGGCGGCGTCGACTGGATCGTCGATGAGTCGCAGGCGCCGCGGTACCTCGTCACCACGTACGGTCGCACTCCCGCGGTCGAGGTGTTCATCGACAACGAGTCGGTGTCGCCCAACGAGGTGCTGACCCAGCTCGCCGAGACGGCGGTGCTGGGAGGCACGACCGTGCAGAGCGAGTGCACGTTGACCGAGGAACTGCTCCCCGGCGCCGACTCCGCGGAGGATTGA